One bacterium genomic window carries:
- a CDS encoding amidohydrolase family protein produces MNIEFFDVNVWFGNLKDDIKKISVSLKRISEKLDELNIKKAIVYHISQRDVHPEFGNEILIKEIADKEKFYGIITLLPFQTDEIKKIDFKDLKNKKIVGFNFFPKKHNYILDKITFGDFLSELEYKNFPVFFDLLSGFSVDYRDVYSILNNFPKLTCILCNLGIWNTNRFTWPLIEKCPNVYLESSLLSLQEGGIEETVKKYGAERIVFGSGFPERYFEASILQLVHAEINEKDKEKIAHKNIERIIKRIKYE; encoded by the coding sequence ATGAATATTGAATTTTTTGATGTAAATGTCTGGTTTGGAAATTTGAAAGATGATATAAAGAAAATATCTGTTTCTTTAAAGCGAATCTCTGAAAAACTTGATGAGTTGAATATAAAAAAGGCGATAGTTTATCATATTTCCCAGAGAGATGTCCATCCTGAATTCGGAAATGAAATTTTAATAAAAGAGATTGCAGATAAAGAAAAATTTTATGGAATAATTACACTTTTACCATTTCAAACAGACGAAATAAAGAAAATAGATTTTAAAGATTTAAAAAATAAAAAAATTGTTGGTTTCAATTTTTTTCCAAAGAAACATAACTATATTTTAGATAAAATAACTTTTGGTGATTTTCTTTCTGAACTTGAATATAAAAATTTTCCTGTTTTTTTTGATTTATTAAGTGGTTTTTCTGTTGATTATAGAGATGTTTATTCAATTTTAAATAATTTTCCAAAATTAACCTGTATTTTATGTAATCTTGGTATCTGGAATACAAATCGTTTTACATGGCCATTAATTGAAAAATGCCCAAATGTTTATCTTGAATCAAGTTTACTTTCTTTACAGGAAGGTGGAATTGAGGAAACAGTTAAAAAATATGGAGCAGAAAGAATTGTTTTTGGAAGCGGTTTTCCTGAAAGGTATTTTGAGGCATCAATTCTACAACTTGTACATGCAGAAATAAATGAAAAAGATAAAGAAAAGATTGCACATAAAAATATAGAGAGAATAATTAAAAGGATAAAATATGAATAA
- a CDS encoding ABC transporter permease: protein MRGKIYYLLRIIKIGVKNIFLHKLRSLLTILGIVFGVASVIAMLAIGEGASFEAREKIKELGSQNIIVRSVKPPETRITQEATTFVSVYGLLENDYKMIKTIPSVDLIVPTWEMKEEMRYMEKSIKGRIVCTYPEYKDVMNIGLEMGRFLTQIDIELIQPYAVIGYSIRKSLFPTEDPIGKTITIRNYSFKVIGVAKEKGVTTGTTGFAAEDVNFDVYIPFTTGRSYFGEFEIASKEGPVSKWERNWVKYHRFIVRVNNTDKILTTSAIIENILKINHKKDDYEILVPLQLLLQAEHTKRIFNIVLGSIAAISLIVGGIGIMNIMLATVTERTREIGIRRAVGAKRKDIISQFLLETVILSSVGGFIGILLGILIPKLVTKFAGMTTVITWWSIALSFTISVGVGITFGIYPARKAAYLDPIQALRYE, encoded by the coding sequence ATGAGAGGTAAAATCTACTATTTATTAAGGATTATTAAAATTGGTGTGAAAAATATATTTCTTCATAAATTAAGGTCACTTCTAACAATTCTTGGCATTGTTTTTGGAGTTGCATCAGTAATTGCTATGCTTGCAATAGGAGAGGGAGCAAGTTTTGAAGCAAGGGAAAAAATAAAAGAACTCGGGAGTCAAAATATTATTGTGAGAAGTGTAAAACCACCAGAAACAAGAATAACCCAGGAAGCTACAACATTTGTAAGTGTTTACGGTCTTTTAGAAAATGATTATAAGATGATAAAAACTATCCCTTCAGTTGACCTTATAGTTCCTACATGGGAAATGAAAGAAGAAATGCGATATATGGAAAAAAGTATTAAGGGAAGGATTGTATGTACATATCCTGAATATAAAGATGTTATGAATATTGGTCTTGAAATGGGAAGATTTTTAACACAGATTGATATTGAATTGATACAACCCTATGCTGTTATAGGTTATTCTATCAGAAAAAGTTTATTTCCAACAGAAGACCCCATAGGCAAAACAATTACAATAAGAAATTACAGTTTTAAAGTAATAGGTGTTGCAAAAGAAAAGGGAGTTACAACAGGAACAACAGGATTTGCTGCTGAAGATGTTAATTTTGATGTATATATTCCGTTTACAACAGGAAGGTCTTATTTTGGCGAGTTTGAAATTGCTTCAAAAGAAGGGCCTGTTTCAAAATGGGAGAGAAACTGGGTTAAGTACCATAGATTTATAGTAAGAGTGAATAATACCGATAAGATTTTGACAACTTCTGCGATAATTGAAAATATATTAAAAATAAATCACAAAAAAGATGATTATGAAATTCTTGTTCCTTTACAACTCTTGCTTCAGGCAGAACATACAAAAAGAATTTTCAATATAGTTTTAGGTTCAATTGCTGCAATTTCACTTATAGTTGGTGGTATTGGAATTATGAATATTATGCTTGCTACAGTTACTGAAAGGACAAGAGAAATTGGTATAAGAAGGGCTGTTGGTGCAAAGAGAAAGGACATAATAAGTCAATTTTTACTTGAAACAGTTATATTATCTTCAGTTGGTGGTTTTATAGGGATATTACTTGGTATTTTAATACCTAAACTTGTGACAAAATTTGCTGGTATGACGACTGTTATAACATGGTGGTCAATTGCTCTTTCTTTTACAATTTCTGTTGGTGTAGGAATAACTTTTGGTATTTATCCTGCAAGGAAAGCAGCATATCTTGACCCAATACAGGCATTAAGATACGAGTAA
- a CDS encoding SGNH/GDSL hydrolase family protein has product MINFLSAIIFLTIGVIVYNSNYKVIFKHDDLITVNEGKWESDFFPVKEFNFYKLTFTSKSPYKNFWAIIFYDKNKNQLIADNYSSFDKSTDFTENTFYFRGKCNAKYGKVIFQKIERNKIPFEIKNISIKNATEKEILYWMENLYKKIPEIKKFTIKKNYIPETMKKLKKGENLRIVMLGDSIINDTGNSFFDILLKKIYPKAKIKIITSVRGGTGCWYYQEENRVKEYVLDYNPDLLIIGGISNKNDTEAIRNVVKQVREKKPDTEIIIMSKAVGKEGDPRTNPEWTFEIPDDESSYRYRLKKLSEEEKIEFFDIEAYWGEYIKNSNLPYDVFLRDPVHANEIGRIVLAYLLYFYLIETDAEK; this is encoded by the coding sequence ATGATAAACTTCCTTTCTGCTATAATATTTTTGACTATTGGAGTAATTGTGTATAACTCAAACTATAAAGTTATATTTAAGCATGACGATTTAATTACTGTAAATGAAGGGAAATGGGAAAGCGATTTTTTTCCTGTAAAAGAGTTTAATTTTTATAAATTAACCTTTACTTCAAAATCACCCTATAAAAATTTCTGGGCAATTATTTTTTATGATAAAAATAAAAATCAATTAATAGCAGATAATTATTCAAGTTTTGATAAAAGTACGGATTTTACTGAAAACACTTTTTATTTTAGAGGAAAATGTAATGCTAAATATGGAAAAGTAATTTTTCAAAAAATTGAAAGGAATAAAATTCCATTTGAAATAAAAAATATTTCAATCAAAAATGCTACTGAAAAGGAAATTTTATACTGGATGGAAAATTTATACAAAAAAATCCCGGAAATTAAAAAATTTACTATAAAAAAGAATTATATACCTGAAACAATGAAAAAACTGAAAAAAGGAGAAAATTTAAGGATTGTAATGCTTGGAGACAGTATCATAAATGATACGGGAAATTCTTTTTTTGATATCCTTCTTAAAAAAATATATCCAAAAGCAAAAATAAAAATTATAACATCTGTAAGAGGAGGAACAGGTTGCTGGTATTATCAGGAAGAAAACAGAGTTAAAGAGTATGTTCTTGATTATAATCCTGATTTACTTATAATTGGTGGGATAAGTAATAAAAATGATACAGAAGCGATAAGAAATGTTGTAAAACAGGTAAGAGAAAAAAAGCCAGACACAGAAATAATTATTATGAGTAAAGCGGTTGGAAAAGAAGGAGACCCAAGAACTAATCCCGAATGGACATTTGAAATACCGGATGATGAGAGTTCTTACAGATATAGATTAAAAAAACTTTCAGAAGAAGAAAAGATTGAATTTTTTGATATTGAAGCATATTGGGGTGAATATATAAAAAATTCAAATTTACCTTATGATGTATTTTTAAGAGACCCTGTACATGCAAATGAAATTGGCAGGATTGTTCTTGCTTATCTTTTATATTTTTATCTTATAGAAACAGATGCTGAAAAATAA
- a CDS encoding acetate--CoA ligase, with protein MLKYFFEPESACLIGASTNPEKLGFKILKNLIDGGYQGKIFPVNPKADTILNLKCYKNVSEIPDSVDLAIIVIPSEFVCDVAEQCGKKGVKGLIVISAGFKETGKEGKKREEKLKEIVKRYKMRLIGPNCLGIIDTKNKLNASFAFEMPPEGKIAFITQSGALGTAVLDWAVKENIGLSKFISFGNKADVSESDLIEELENDPDTNVILLYLEGVSDGRRFIDISKRVSSKKPIIVVKSGKTESGTKTATSHTGSLSGSDTSFNAATKQSGIIRADTVEELFDFAMIFSYQPVIKGNRIGIVTNAGGPSVMAVDMIEETGLKLAEFSNDTIEKLKSFLPPASNIHNPVDVLGDAQADRYEKAIECVISDENVDSIMAILTPQVTTQIKETAECIVKISKKYDKPVIACFMGGKRVEEGIKILRENKIPNYFSPERGIVSFKAMFDYKKRIEEKSKGSIVEFKVQKEKVKEKIDYFKKQHINVIGDVEGREILALYGINVINSFLAKNEEECEKFLKEKEGVYVMKLVSPDIIHKTEAGGIKLNIRTPEEGKKAFLDIINSAKRYKPDAKITGVQIQEMIEKGVEVIVGVNKDNQFGHLIMFGLGGIYVELLKDVSFRVIPVTDIDVDNMINEIKTSKILKGFRNIPKVDINSVKETLLRVSQLVSDFPEIKEMDINPLIVKEKGCIAVDVRFNFEI; from the coding sequence ATGTTAAAATATTTCTTTGAACCTGAAAGTGCGTGTTTGATAGGTGCTTCAACTAATCCAGAAAAACTTGGATTTAAAATTTTAAAAAATCTTATAGATGGTGGATATCAAGGTAAAATTTTTCCAGTAAATCCAAAAGCAGATACAATTCTAAATCTTAAATGTTATAAAAATGTTTCAGAAATACCCGATTCTGTTGATTTAGCCATTATCGTAATACCATCTGAATTTGTTTGTGATGTAGCAGAACAATGTGGTAAAAAAGGAGTTAAAGGACTTATTGTTATTTCAGCAGGATTTAAAGAAACAGGAAAAGAAGGGAAAAAAAGAGAAGAAAAATTAAAAGAAATTGTTAAAAGATATAAAATGCGACTTATTGGCCCAAATTGCCTTGGAATTATAGATACAAAAAATAAGTTAAATGCTTCTTTTGCTTTTGAAATGCCACCAGAAGGAAAGATTGCTTTTATTACTCAATCAGGTGCTCTTGGAACTGCTGTTTTGGACTGGGCAGTTAAAGAAAATATAGGACTTTCTAAATTTATAAGTTTTGGGAATAAAGCAGATGTTTCTGAATCTGACTTAATTGAAGAACTTGAAAATGACCCTGATACAAATGTTATTCTTCTTTATCTTGAAGGGGTAAGTGATGGCAGGAGGTTTATTGATATTTCAAAAAGAGTCAGCAGTAAAAAGCCAATAATTGTTGTAAAATCAGGAAAGACAGAAAGTGGAACAAAAACAGCAACTTCCCATACAGGTTCTTTATCAGGTTCAGATACTTCATTTAATGCAGCAACAAAACAGTCAGGGATAATAAGAGCAGATACGGTTGAAGAACTTTTTGATTTTGCAATGATTTTTTCATATCAACCAGTTATAAAAGGGAATAGAATTGGTATTGTTACAAATGCAGGTGGACCATCAGTAATGGCTGTTGATATGATAGAAGAAACAGGACTTAAACTTGCAGAGTTTTCAAATGATACTATAGAAAAACTAAAGAGTTTTTTACCTCCTGCTTCAAATATTCATAATCCTGTTGATGTTTTAGGAGATGCACAGGCAGATAGATATGAAAAGGCAATTGAGTGTGTGATTTCCGATGAAAATGTTGATAGTATTATGGCTATTTTAACTCCTCAGGTAACAACCCAGATAAAGGAGACAGCAGAGTGTATTGTAAAAATATCAAAAAAATATGATAAACCAGTAATTGCCTGTTTTATGGGTGGGAAAAGGGTTGAAGAAGGAATTAAGATTTTGAGAGAAAATAAAATTCCAAATTATTTTTCTCCTGAAAGAGGTATAGTTTCTTTTAAAGCAATGTTTGATTATAAAAAAAGAATTGAAGAAAAATCAAAAGGAAGTATTGTTGAGTTTAAAGTTCAAAAGGAGAAGGTTAAAGAAAAAATAGATTATTTTAAAAAGCAACATATAAATGTAATAGGAGATGTTGAGGGAAGAGAGATACTTGCATTATACGGGATTAATGTTATAAATTCTTTTCTGGCAAAAAATGAAGAAGAATGTGAGAAATTTTTAAAAGAAAAAGAAGGTGTTTATGTAATGAAACTTGTATCTCCTGATATAATTCACAAAACAGAAGCAGGTGGAATTAAGTTAAATATAAGAACTCCTGAGGAAGGAAAAAAAGCATTTTTAGATATAATAAATTCAGCAAAAAGATATAAACCAGATGCAAAAATTACAGGAGTTCAAATTCAGGAGATGATTGAAAAAGGTGTTGAGGTAATCGTGGGAGTGAATAAAGATAATCAATTTGGGCATTTAATAATGTTTGGTCTTGGAGGAATTTATGTTGAACTTTTAAAAGATGTATCTTTCAGAGTAATCCCAGTTACAGATATAGATGTAGATAATATGATTAATGAAATAAAAACAAGTAAAATTTTAAAAGGTTTCAGAAATATTCCAAAAGTGGATATAAATTCAGTTAAAGAGACATTATTAAGAGTATCCCAACTTGTTTCAGATTTTCCAGAGATAAAAGAAATGGATATAAATCCTTTAATAGTAAAAGAAAAAGGTTGTATTGCTGTTGATGTCAGATTTAATTTTGAAATTTAA
- a CDS encoding Gfo/Idh/MocA family oxidoreductase has translation MKNGKYLVGFIGFGGIARWAHYPGWKKLSDVEVIGISDPSENVRNIAKNEMGIKYVFENYEELLKIEEIDIIDICAPNTVHFPATIASLKAGKHVICEKPLAVSKKEVEGMIEQAKKSGKKLMAAQHMRFMKESVALKKLIDDGELGEIYFAIAYALRRRHLPTSFTFIDKALSGGGPMFDIGVHILDLTYWFMGSPKVHSVKGITLTKLAKRKDIRGLWGEWDREKYNVEDFASGFVRFSDNRALTLTCSFLANMEKIDDFSTTLFGTEGGIRWPNGKLAKEKNGILQDIELRLDVLPNVAPHHEELRVFLECVKEDKEVPVKPEESLEVIKILEAMYISSDTGKEVIFDK, from the coding sequence ATGAAAAATGGTAAATATTTAGTTGGTTTTATTGGTTTTGGAGGAATTGCAAGATGGGCACATTATCCAGGATGGAAAAAGTTGTCCGATGTTGAAGTTATTGGAATTTCTGATCCATCAGAAAATGTAAGGAATATTGCAAAGAATGAAATGGGAATAAAATATGTTTTTGAAAATTATGAAGAATTGTTGAAAATTGAAGAAATTGATATTATTGATATCTGTGCTCCGAATACAGTCCATTTTCCTGCAACAATAGCATCTTTAAAAGCAGGAAAGCATGTAATATGTGAAAAACCACTTGCTGTAAGCAAGAAGGAAGTTGAAGGAATGATTGAGCAGGCAAAAAAATCAGGTAAAAAACTTATGGCTGCACAACATATGAGATTTATGAAAGAGTCGGTTGCTCTGAAAAAACTGATAGATGATGGAGAACTTGGAGAAATTTATTTTGCAATTGCATATGCTTTGAGAAGAAGACATCTTCCAACAAGTTTTACATTCATAGATAAAGCACTTTCAGGTGGTGGTCCAATGTTTGATATAGGAGTACATATTCTTGATTTAACTTACTGGTTCATGGGAAGTCCAAAAGTTCATTCTGTAAAGGGTATAACTTTAACAAAACTAGCAAAGAGAAAAGATATAAGAGGGCTTTGGGGAGAGTGGGATAGAGAAAAATATAATGTAGAGGATTTTGCTTCTGGATTTGTAAGGTTTTCTGATAACAGGGCTTTAACTTTAACCTGCAGTTTTCTTGCAAATATGGAAAAAATAGATGATTTTTCAACAACTTTATTTGGAACTGAAGGTGGAATAAGATGGCCAAATGGAAAACTTGCAAAGGAGAAGAATGGGATTCTTCAGGATATTGAACTTAGATTAGATGTTTTACCAAATGTTGCTCCCCATCATGAAGAGTTAAGAGTATTTCTGGAATGTGTAAAAGAGGATAAAGAAGTACCAGTTAAACCAGAAGAGAGTCTTGAAGTCATAAAAATTCTTGAAGCAATGTATATAAGTTCAGATACAGGCAAAGAAGTTATTTTTGATAAATAA
- a CDS encoding MBL fold metallo-hydrolase: MVEYIKWLGHASILISIGEKNIYVDPWKLKKDQPKADLILITHSHYDHFSPDDINKIIRNDTVIIGPHDILKIKTGEKIEIKPGQETDLKWVKIKGVPAYNINKNFHPKSNNWCGYIIEIGGNKIYIAGDTDFIPEMKNIVADVVILPVGGTYTMTAEEAANAVNIIRPKIAIPYHFGDIVGSEKDAKFFSSFILNSEVKILKIEK, from the coding sequence ATGGTTGAATATATTAAATGGCTCGGTCATGCTTCTATTTTAATCTCAATTGGTGAAAAAAATATTTATGTTGACCCATGGAAACTTAAAAAAGACCAACCAAAGGCAGATTTAATTCTTATTACTCATTCTCATTATGACCATTTTAGTCCTGATGATATCAATAAAATTATAAGAAATGATACAGTTATTATTGGACCGCATGATATATTAAAAATCAAAACAGGAGAAAAGATAGAAATTAAACCAGGACAGGAGACTGATTTAAAATGGGTTAAAATTAAAGGTGTTCCAGCATATAATATTAATAAAAATTTTCATCCAAAAAGTAATAACTGGTGCGGATATATTATTGAAATTGGAGGAAATAAAATATACATTGCAGGTGATACTGACTTTATTCCGGAAATGAAAAATATAGTTGCAGATGTGGTTATATTACCTGTTGGAGGAACATATACTATGACTGCAGAAGAAGCAGCAAATGCAGTAAATATAATTAGACCAAAAATAGCAATACCATATCATTTTGGAGACATTGTTGGTTCTGAAAAAGATGCAAAATTTTTCTCTTCTTTTATTTTAAATTCAGAAGTTAAAATTTTAAAAATTGAAAAATAA
- a CDS encoding TatD family hydrolase: MNKLWKEFLKKGKLEDCPVIDIHCHMGLFYGSHMPYTDPDTMAKRMELAGVKLIVFCHNYALLYPEEGNKYNIEAVRKYPEKFKAYCGINPNYPEVVEKDLSTFDKYRDVYVGLKLLPDYHKIPLSDKKYKPVFEFADKNKLIVLTHTWGRSIYDGADEVEKILKKYKNLILILGHSIHGDWEKAIEFVKKYENVYLELCAILDERGIIEKFVYEIGSDRILFGTDFPWFNHHYYIGALLGSGISEEDCRKILYLNANKILKIFE, from the coding sequence ATGAATAAACTCTGGAAGGAATTTTTAAAAAAGGGAAAGTTAGAAGATTGTCCTGTAATAGACATCCACTGCCATATGGGACTTTTTTATGGAAGTCATATGCCTTATACTGACCCTGATACCATGGCAAAAAGAATGGAACTGGCTGGTGTAAAATTAATTGTTTTCTGTCATAATTATGCACTTCTTTATCCTGAGGAAGGGAATAAGTACAATATAGAAGCAGTTAGGAAATATCCTGAAAAATTTAAAGCATATTGCGGAATAAATCCAAATTATCCTGAAGTAGTAGAGAAAGATTTAAGTACATTTGATAAATACAGAGATGTATATGTTGGTTTGAAACTTTTACCTGATTATCATAAAATACCCCTTTCAGATAAAAAATATAAACCTGTCTTTGAATTTGCTGATAAAAATAAACTTATTGTCTTAACTCATACATGGGGTAGAAGTATTTATGATGGAGCGGATGAGGTGGAAAAAATATTAAAAAAATATAAAAACTTAATTCTTATACTTGGACATTCTATTCATGGTGATTGGGAAAAAGCAATTGAATTTGTTAAAAAATATGAGAATGTTTATCTTGAACTTTGTGCTATTCTTGATGAAAGAGGGATAATTGAAAAATTTGTTTATGAAATTGGTTCTGATAGGATACTTTTTGGTACTGATTTTCCATGGTTTAATCATCATTATTATATAGGTGCTTTACTTGGGAGTGGAATTTCAGAAGAGGATTGTAGAAAAATACTTTATTTAAATGCTAATAAAATCTTAAAGATTTTTGAATGA
- a CDS encoding efflux RND transporter periplasmic adaptor subunit — MKYLRPFKNRIFLGFILILILISVFYFFNSTDKQSKDIVTYKVKKVDLPITIHESGNLVALKSTKITNQVPGRRTILEVVDEGTEITEEDVKKGKVLVKLDSDDLETQRDQMEITVENSYASYLNAQENLEIVKKENDSMIKEAELKVTFAKMDLEKYLGASLANEVIEKKNKRENIDYKEIINSEKLGGEALNKKRQLENNIDLAKEEVIRAQNELEWSKKLSEKGYITKNELEADQLSLKQKGVNLEQAQLSFQLFVNYEFPKNLEQLLSNYTEAVAELDRTKSKAKSRLIQAESDLKSKRAAYKLNEKRLTDLETNIKNCTIVATAPGFVTYSTSAGSFRALIQGVQIQPGATVWQSQELLVLPDFNSMGVDVKVHEASIQKISLDQIANVKISSIPNKVFKGKVVQISNMPDQSLKSLNPDVNVYVVKVELIDKDKAMRPGMNADVEILLKELKNVIAIPIVAVNFEKGQAYCEVLEGKNIVRRNVKLGESSETMVEVKEGLKEGDVVVLSYKGPTKGTVKKEEMAEKGKIETKTPEKEIKK, encoded by the coding sequence ATGAAATACTTAAGACCTTTTAAAAATAGAATATTTTTGGGCTTTATTTTAATACTCATTTTAATTTCTGTTTTTTATTTTTTCAATTCAACAGATAAACAATCAAAAGACATAGTGACATATAAAGTTAAAAAAGTTGATTTACCTATAACAATTCATGAATCAGGAAATCTTGTTGCTTTAAAATCAACAAAAATTACAAATCAGGTTCCTGGAAGAAGAACAATCCTTGAAGTTGTTGATGAAGGGACTGAAATTACTGAAGAAGATGTTAAGAAAGGGAAGGTACTGGTAAAACTTGATTCTGATGACCTTGAAACTCAAAGAGACCAAATGGAGATAACAGTTGAAAACAGTTATGCAAGTTATTTAAATGCACAGGAAAACCTTGAAATTGTTAAAAAAGAAAATGATAGTATGATAAAAGAAGCAGAATTAAAAGTTACATTTGCAAAGATGGACCTTGAGAAATACCTTGGTGCTTCTCTTGCAAATGAAGTGATAGAGAAAAAAAATAAAAGAGAAAATATTGATTATAAAGAGATTATAAACAGTGAAAAACTTGGAGGAGAGGCATTAAATAAGAAAAGACAACTTGAAAATAATATTGACCTTGCAAAAGAAGAAGTTATAAGAGCACAGAACGAACTTGAATGGAGTAAAAAACTATCTGAAAAGGGTTATATTACCAAAAATGAACTTGAAGCAGACCAGTTATCTTTAAAACAAAAAGGAGTTAATCTTGAACAGGCACAATTATCATTTCAACTTTTTGTTAATTATGAATTTCCTAAAAATTTAGAACAATTATTATCAAACTATACAGAAGCAGTTGCGGAACTTGATAGAACAAAGTCAAAAGCAAAATCAAGATTAATTCAGGCAGAATCAGATTTAAAAAGTAAAAGGGCTGCATATAAGTTAAACGAAAAACGACTTACTGACCTTGAAACAAATATAAAAAATTGTACTATAGTTGCAACTGCTCCTGGTTTTGTTACATATTCAACTTCTGCAGGTAGTTTCAGAGCATTGATTCAAGGTGTTCAGATACAACCTGGGGCAACTGTTTGGCAATCACAAGAATTACTGGTATTACCTGATTTTAATTCAATGGGTGTTGATGTTAAAGTTCACGAAGCAAGCATTCAGAAAATTTCATTAGACCAGATTGCAAATGTTAAAATTTCTTCAATCCCAAATAAGGTTTTTAAAGGTAAAGTTGTTCAGATTTCAAATATGCCAGACCAATCATTAAAATCATTAAATCCTGATGTAAATGTTTATGTAGTAAAGGTGGAATTGATAGATAAGGATAAAGCAATGAGACCTGGTATGAATGCAGATGTTGAAATACTCTTAAAAGAATTAAAAAATGTTATAGCAATTCCAATTGTTGCAGTTAATTTTGAAAAAGGACAGGCATATTGTGAGGTACTTGAAGGGAAAAATATTGTCAGAAGAAATGTTAAACTTGGCGAAAGTAGTGAAACAATGGTTGAGGTAAAAGAGGGATTAAAAGAAGGAGATGTTGTTGTTTTAAGTTATAAAGGACCAACAAAAGGGACAGTCAAAAAAGAAGAAATGGCAGAGAAGGGGAAAATAGAAACAAAAACACCTGAAAAAGAAATTAAAAAATGA
- a CDS encoding ABC transporter ATP-binding protein, with protein sequence MSNENNSIIIMRGVKKIYDLGEVKVPALKNVNLTVKEKEHISIMGPSGSGKTTLLNIIGCLDKPTEGEYFLDSVNINQLDDDKLSEIRNKKIGFVFQNYNLIPQLNVIENIGLPLIYRGIEEKEIVEKAKYYANLVGLGDRMYHRPTELSGGQQQRVAIARALVNEPVMLLGDEPTGNLDTKTGKEIMEIFIKLNEMGRTIVIITHDPKIAEYGQRVVRILDGEIIDER encoded by the coding sequence ATGAGTAATGAGAATAATTCAATAATAATAATGAGAGGTGTTAAAAAAATTTATGACCTTGGAGAAGTAAAAGTTCCTGCTTTAAAAAATGTAAATCTTACAGTAAAAGAGAAAGAACATATTTCAATTATGGGACCTTCTGGAAGTGGAAAGACAACTCTTTTAAACATAATTGGATGTCTTGATAAACCGACAGAAGGAGAGTATTTTCTTGACAGTGTAAATATAAATCAACTTGATGATGACAAACTTTCAGAAATAAGAAATAAAAAAATTGGCTTTGTTTTTCAGAATTATAATCTTATTCCACAGTTGAATGTAATTGAAAATATTGGTCTTCCTTTGATTTATAGAGGGATAGAAGAGAAAGAAATAGTTGAGAAGGCAAAATATTATGCAAATCTTGTAGGTCTCGGTGATAGAATGTATCACAGACCTACTGAACTTTCAGGAGGCCAGCAGCAGAGAGTTGCGATAGCAAGGGCACTTGTAAATGAACCAGTTATGTTACTTGGAGATGAACCAACAGGAAATCTTGATACAAAAACAGGAAAAGAAATAATGGAAATATTCATAAAATTAAATGAAATGGGCAGAACAATTGTTATAATTACTCATGACCCAAAGATTGCTGAATATGGTCAGAGGGTGGTAAGAATTTTGGATGGAGAAATAATAGATGAGAGGTAA